GCCACTGGTGGATGGCGCCGAGCGAGCAGCCCCAGGACGACGAGGTGCAGCCCCGTGCCAGTTCGCTGACCACGTCGATGAATGCCGTGAACCCGTACTCGTAGCCGCCGTAGCGTGCGGGCTGCATCAGCCTGAAGAAACCCGCGTCGTGGAACGCCTGGGTGGTGGCGTCGGAAACGCGGCGGTCCTGTTCGGTTTGCTGCGCCCGCTCGCGCAGCATCGGCACCATATTGCTTGCAGATGCAGCTATTTTTTCGATCGGAGGCGCGTCCTTCACGGGCGACTTTCGGCCCGGAGCGGGAAGGTCCACGCGGTCTAGTTGAGCAAAAGGGTTCGCGGCTTCAGTCATGGCGGTCTCCGGATGATGGTGGGGAATTCGACGGGACAAGGCCTCGATTGAATCGCATGAAACTTGCAAATGCAAATAATAAATGCTTGGGGTTTACGCTATATCGATGCCGGCATTCGCCTGTAGCATTCGGCATGGCCACCAGAAAACAAACCGCAGCAAAGGCCCCGCAGCCGCGCAAGGCTCGCACCGAGGTACCATCCAAATTGAATGCAACTGCAGACAAATCGACAGATCACGATCTGGAGCGGGCCATTCCGTATCTGCTTGCCCGCGCAGGCATGCGCATGGGGCAGTCGTTCAGCAAGGAGCTCAAGCAGTTCAAGCTCTCTTTGACCGAGTGGCGGGTCTGCGTGGCGCTGCACCACAAGGCGCACCAGCGGCTTTCCGACCTGGCGCTGCACACGTCGACGGACGCTTCCACGCTCTCGCGGGTGGTCGACGGCCTGCTGCAGCGCGGCGTGCTGGTGCGCGACCGGTCGGACGAGGATGCGCGCGCGCTCGCGCTGAGCCTGACCGCGGCGGGCCGCGATCTCACCTTGCGGATCATTCCGCTGGCGCAGGTGTACGAGCGGGTGTCGTTGTCCGGGCTGACCGCTGCGCAAGCCGAGTCGCTGCGGGACATGCTTCGGATGGTCTATGACAACCTGGCGGTGCTGGACAACGAATGACCGTTCGGTGAAGGAGGCGGCGCCATGAACATCAACTCCATCGACCTGAATCTCTTCCTGGTGTTCCAGGCCATCTACGCCACGCGCAGCGTCACGCTCGCAGGCGACCGCCTCGGCATGACGCAGTCCGCGGTGAGCAATGCCCTCAAGCGCATGCGCGAACGCTTCAACGACGCGCTGTTCGTGCGCTCGGCCGACGGGATGGTGCCCACGCCCGTCGCCGAGCGGCTCATCGCGCCCATCGAGGAAGGCATCGCCTGCCTGGTGCAGGCGGTCGACCAGGGCCGTACCTTCGAGCCGGAGACCTCGAGCCGCACGTTCCGGATCGCCGTCAACGACATCGGGCAACTGGTCATGGTGCCGGAACTGCTCTCGGTCGCGCGCGGCATCGCGCCGGGCGTTCGGTTCGAAACCGTGGATGTCTCGGTGGCCGAGGCCCGGCAGCGCATGCTCCATGGGCAGATCGACGTGGCCCTGGGCAGCTGGGAAGCGATGGGGCCATCGTTCTACCAGCAGCGGCTGTTCGACGAAACCTTCGTCGTGCTGATGTCCAAGGCGTCGCCGCTGGGCACGCGCGAGCGCATCGCGCTCGACGACTATCTTGCGGCCGAGCACATCGCCTATCGACCCCAGGGCACCACCGACTCCCAGCTTCAGCAAACCCTGGAGAGAGCTGGCGCGCTCGATCGGCGGCGGGTCGTTCTCACGGCCGCCCACTCGCTGGGCCTGACCTCGATCGTCGCCACGTCGGGGCTGCTGCTGACCGCGCCGGCACGCCTCGCCAAGGCCATGGTGGCGTCACGCGCGGACCTGCACAGCGTCGAAGCGCCGTTCGAAGTCAGGCCCTTCGAGATCCGCCAGCAGTGGCACGAGCGCTTTCACCAGGACAGCGGCAACCGCTGGCTGCGCGAGCTGATCTTCGGGCTCTTCCATGAGCGGTCGGTCCGGGAGCCCGCGGCGCAGGCGCGGGCCACCTGATCACAGCCCGGGCGGCGAACCTTCCCATGCGCGGTCGAGCAGCGCGCGCAGCGCCGCCTTCTCGAGCGGCCGCGGATTCGGGTACTGATTCGAGACGGCCAGGCCGGCCGCCTGCTCGAGCCCGTCAGCCGGCATGCCGATCGCCTTCAGCGACACGGCGGCGCCGTGCGTTCTTGCCAGTTCGAAGAACCCCATGGCCGCATCCGCAACGCCCAGGGCTCTTGCGATGCGCGCCAGGGCCTGCGGCGCCGCGCCCGCGTTGTACGCAAGCGCATGCGGAAGAACCACGGTGTGCACCTGCGCATGCGGCAGGTCGAAGGTGCCGCCCAGCGTGTGGCACAGCTTGTGGTGCAGGCCCATCGACACGGCACCGAGCACGGTGCCGCACAGCCAGGCGCCGTAGAGGGCCTGGCTGCGTGCGGGCAGGTCGCGCGGGTTCTCCCGCAGCGGCTGCAGCGACGCCGCGCAGGCGCGGATTCCCTCTTCGGCCATCAACGAGATCACCGGGTTGCCGTCGTGCGCATACAGGCCCTCGGCCGCATGCGCCATCGCATTGATCGCGCTCGTGACCGTCAGCTCCAAGGGCAGCGACAGCGTGAGCCCGGGGTCGTAGATGACGACACGCGGAAGCACGCGCGCGTCGCGTCCGGTCTTCTTCAGGCCCGCTTCCGTGATGCCGTAGATGGGCGTCGCTTCGCTTCCCGCGTAGGTCGTCGGCACCGCGATGATCGGCAGGCCGGACTCCAGCGCAATCGCCTTGCCGAGCCCGATGGTGGAGCCACCGCCAACCGCGAGCGCGCAATCCGCCTTCAGCTCGGAGGCCAGTGCGCGGGCCTTGCGCGCGGTCTCGATCGGCACGTGCATGGCTGCTTCGTCGAAGATCCCCGCGATGCGGCCCGGCAGCCGGTCGGCAATGGCTTGCGCCTGCCCGCGCTGGTTGGGCGTGCACAGGACGAGGGCGCGCGTGGCGCCCAGGCGTTCGATCTCCGCCGGCAGCTGGTCGATGCTGTCCGCACCGAAGACGATGCGCGAAGGGCTTGCGGTGTAGACGAAGCGATCCATGCCCCTAGTCCTTCGGTGCGGTGTTCAGTACGAAGTCGTAGTCGAGCGTATAGAACGGCACTTTCATATGCGTTCCGTCGGGTGCGACGCCGGGCGCGTGGCGCTTCCAGTCGGCGATGAGGGAGGAGCGCACGCCGAACACGGCGTCCGAGCCCAGGTAGCTGCCTTCCGAGCGGAACACGTGGGTGATGAGCGTCTCGTAGCCCGGCGCCTTGATCATGAAGTGCAGGTGCGCAGGGCGCCACGGGTGGCGGCCAAGCTGCTCCAGCATCCGGCCCACCGGACCATCGTGGGGAATGGCGTAGGGCACGGCCACGATGGATCTGAAGTGGTAGCGCCCGTCCTCGAGGCTCTTCAGATGGCCCCGGCCCTGCGCGTGGTCCAGCTCTGGCCGCTGCACGTCGTACCAGCCTTCGTCGTCGGACTGCCACACGTCGATGCTCGCATGCCCGATCGGCTCGCCGCCGATGCCGCGGATGGTGCCACCGACGAAGCAGGGTTCGCCGCTTGCCCCGTTGGAAATGTCCTCGCCATTGCGGTACGCCGGCGCATCGGGCACGTAGAAGGGCCCGAACACCGTCGCCTCGGTGCATCCCGTCGGGCGCCGGTTGCACTGCGCGGTGACCAGCGTCGAAAGCCCCAGCACGTCGGACAGCAGGATGAACTCCTGCCGCTTGTCATCCGTGATCTTTCCGACCCGCGTGAGAAAGTCGATGCCGCTGGCCCACTCGGCCTCGGTGAGCTGCACCTCGCGCGCGAAGTCGTGAAGATGCCGCACCAGGCTGTCCATCACGGCCTTCAGGCGCGGGCTGGGCGTTGCGGCTTGCGCCTTCAGGGCTGCGCTGGTGATGGTCCATTCGTCGATGTCGATCATGGGTGCCTGTGCCTTGTCGATGAGCGCCCCGGGATCAGGCGAGCTTGAACAGCGACAGCGCGTTCGTCCGGCCGATCTTCTTGCGGTCGGCCTCGCTGATGCTCGTGTCGTTGAACCAGTTCGAGGCATGGTCGATGTTCTCGAACGGCCAGTCGGTCGAGAACAGGATGCGGTCCGATCCGATCTCCAGCATCGCATCGATCAGCGTCTGGGTGCGGAAGTTGCCGGAGGTCGTCAGATAGAAGTTTTCCTGGAAGTACTCGCAGAGCTTGCGCTGGGCCGGATAGCCCTTGGGCGCCTTGACCCAGGCGTTGCGGTGATCGACGCGCCACATGTTGTAGGGGAGGCCTTCGCCCAGGTGACCGAGGATGATCTTGAGGCCTGGATGGCGGTCGAAGAGCCCGCTCGCCATGAGCCGCAGCGCATGCACGGCTGTTTCCTGCGCAAAGGCCCAGGTGGGGCCGAGCAGCCAGGGGTGGCCTTCATAGATCTGCGCCCAGCTCGCGATGGGGTTGCGCGGATGCAGGTAGAACGGCGCATCGAGCCGCTCCGCCGCGGCCCAGAAGGGCGCGTACTGCGGCGCGTCGTAGTAGGCGACGTTGTCGGGCGTGCCGACTTGCGAGAAGCCATTGACCAGTGCGCCGCGGAAGCCGAGCACGTTCATGCAGCGCTCGAGTTCCTGCGTGGCCTTCTCGGGGTCCTGCATCGGCAGGGCGGCAAACGCCTGGAAGCGGTCGGGCCGCTTCGCCACCTGCTCTGCGAGGAAGTCGTTCGCGCGCACCGCGAGTTCGTACGCTTTTGCCGGATCGGCCACCGCCTGGACCGCGGGCGCGTTCAGCGAGAGGATCATCATCTCCATGCCGTGCTCGTCCATCTGGCGCAGCCGGCCGTCGTGGATGTCGAGCAGGCGGATGCTGAGCTCCTTCCAATAGACGCCGGGCACGAAGCCCGCCGAATCCTGCAGCGTCTCTGGAATTGCGAAATGTTCTTCGAGACCGATCTTTCCTTGCATGCCTATCTCCTGTGTGCGGGCGGATGGGCCAATCTATGGGTGGCGGCAGGCGCGGTCCAACAAAAAACGGTGATAGCGCGCATTCGCAGACCGCATGCGGCGGCAAGGCGGCCGCAACCCATGGGTAGACCCGCCCCAACATTCACAGGCTGCATACGGGACATCCGGAAAATGCGTTGGACCCTCGAAACCGGCACGCCCATGATCGCAGCCACCGCCAGCCATGCCTGGCCGCGATCTTTGCCATTCGAAGGAGACAAGAGCCATGCGCCACATCGATCTTCACAAGCTGGCCGACGACGCCCGCTTCAACCGCTTCCACGGCCTGGTGCTGTTCTGGTGCGCGCTGATCATCGTGTTCGACGGCTACGACCTGTCGGTGGTGGGCATCGCACTGCCGTCGATCATGAAGAAGATGGGCGTCGACGCCACCAATGCCGGCTTCATGGTCAGCTCGGCACTCTTCGGCATGATGTTCGGCGCCATCTTCATGGGGACCATCGCCGACCGGATCGGCCGCCGCTGGGCGATCGCCGTCTGCGTCGGCCTCTTCAGCATCTTCACTGCTCTGGCCGGACTGGCGGAGGATCCCGTTGCATTCAGCGCCATGCGCTTTCTCGCCGGGCTCGGCATCGGCGGCGTGATGCCGAACGTCGTGGCGCAGATGACCGAGTATTCGCCGAAGAAGATCCGCGCCACCCTTGTCACGCTGATGTTCAGTGGCTATGCCGTCGGAGGAATGATCGCGGCGCTCCTTGGCAAGGGATTCATCGAAAGCTATGGCTGGCAATCGGTATTCTTCGCCGCCGGCCTGCCGGTCCTTCTGATTCCGTTCATCCTCAAGTCGGTTCCGGAATCGATGCCGTTCCTGCTGGCCCGGGGCCGCACCGAAGAGCTGAAGAAGATCGCCTCCCGGCTCGACCCGAGCTACACGCCGCAGGCGACCGACCGCTTCGTCGTACCGGCCAAGGACCGGGCCGACAGCGCACCGATCAAGCACCTCTTCCACGACGGCCGCGGCTTCAGCACCGTGATGTTCTGGATCGCGTTCTTCATGTGCCTGTTCATGGTCTTCGCGCTGAGCTCATGGCTGACCAAGCTCATGGCCAGCGCGGGCTACAGCCTGGGTTCGGCCTTGACCTTCGTCCTGGTGCTGAACGCAGGTGCGATGGTCGGCGCCATCGCAGGCGGCTGGCTCGCCGACCGCTTCCACATCAAATACGTGCTCGCGGGGATGTATGCGCTGGCAGCGGTTTCCCTCACGCTGCTGGGCTACAGGATGCCGACACCGGTGCTGTTCATCCTGATCGGGCTGGCCGGCGCGTCGACGATCGGCACGCAGATCGTGGCCAACGCCTACACCGGCCAGTACTACCCGATGGCCGTGCGCGCCACCGGCCTCGGCTGGGCATTGGGGGTCGGCCGCAGCGGCGCGATCCTGGCACCGATCCTGATCGGCGTGCTGGTCGGCATGAACCTGCCGCTGCACCAGAACTTCATTGCCATTGCCATTCCGGCCGTCATCGGCATGGTGGCGGTGCTGCTGATCCAGCACGACCGGTCGGCGTCGGCGCTGCGCGCGGATGCCGGTCCTGCGCTGGACAAGGTGGCGGCGGGCGTGCCCGGAACGCCTGGAGGCTGAGCACGCCGCGCCCGGCTCCCCGTAAACTCGGGCGATGAACGTGCGTTTTCTCGAAGCCTTCGTCTGGGTCGCCAAGCTGGGCAGCTTCAAGGCGGCTGCCGAGAAGATGCACACCACGCAGGCCGGCATCTCCAGCCGCATCGCCACGCTCGAAGAGCAGTTCGGCGTGCGCCTGTTCGACCGCGAGCACCGCGGCGTGATGCTCACCTACCAGGGCACCGAGCTCATGCCCTATGCCGAACGCATGATCGAGATGCAGGCGCGCATGGTTGCCGCCATGGGCCAGGCCGACGCCTTCTCGGGCATGCTGCGCATCGGCGTGATCGAGACGGTGGCCCACACCTGGCTGCCCGACCTGTTCTCGCGCTTTGCCGAGAAATACCCCAACGCCACGCTGGAGCTGATCTCCGACATCACGCCCAGGCTGCGCGACGACCTGCTGCGCGGCACCCTCGACTGCGCCATCCTGTCGGAAGAGATCACGCCGGGCTTCATCGACAACCGGCGCATCGCCAACCTCGCGATGCGCTGGGTCACGAGCCCCTCGCTGGCGCTCAAGTTCCCGTCGCGCAAGCTGCTGTCCTTTGCCGACATCGCCACGCAGCCCATCATCTCCTTCCACCGCGAGTCCGGCGTCTACCGCAACATCGCCCAGAACGCGAGCGGCTGCGCCAACCTGCGCGTGAGCTACTTCTCGTCGCTGGGCGCGATGATCGACCTGGCGCGCACGGGCTTCGGCACGGCGCTGTTGCCGCTGGCCGTGATCCAGCAGGACCTGCTGCACGGCAAGCTGGTGGTGCTGGACGTGGACCCGCTGCCCATTGCGCTGCCGCTGGTGGCCAGCATGCGGCTGGAGCCGGCGTCGCCACTGGCCGAGGCGCTGGTCGGCATGGCGCAGGTATCGTGCGACCAGTTCATCGCCGGCTGCCGCGACGACGTGCTCGCGCCCTGATCCGGCCCACGCCGCGCCCGAGGCTGGGGCGGCCCGATGCGCCAGGGCTGTGCATCACGAAATCCTATCGCCCGCCCAAAGAATTTCCCGTTTGACCCTGCAGGGGCGCGCGACAACACTGCGCGCCATGCACAAACTCATGACCGGAAAAAGACATCGCGAGTTCTTCGCGATCCGCCCCGATGCGGAATCGACCGAATGGTCGACGGTGCCTTGCACCACGGGACGCATCGAGGAACTGCTGCTGGCCGACAACCTCGACACCGCCGCGCGCAGCGGCTCGCGCACCCGCCTGGCCCGCTGGTCGGCCGGTGCGCTGATCGACCGGCCCGTGGTGCACGACTTCCACGAAGAGGTCTTCATCGTCGAAGGCGAGCTGGTGGTCGGCTGCGACGCGGAAGGCGAGGGCGGCGAAGCCTTCGGTCCCTACACCTTCGCCTGCCGTCCGCCAGGCGCGGTGCACGGCCCCTTCGTGTCGCGCACCGGCTGCGTGCTGTTCGAGATCCAGTACTACGAATGACCCCCCGTTCCCCGTCCCGCCCGTTTTCTTGTTCCAGGAGTTTTCCGATGAAGCCTTCGCTGTGTTCCCTCGCATCCGTCGCCGTGGCCGCCGCGCTGCTGGCCGGACCCGCCGCCGCCCAGGTGCCGGCCGGCCCGAAGCTCGCCGTGCAGGCCATCACCCAGGTGGCGCCCAACCTGCCGCAGTACACCAAGGTCGACCAGCCGCTGCTGCGCGACGGCATCGCGAAGGCGACCGGCGGGCGTGTGGAGCTCACGCTCTCGTCCTGGCCCGAACGCAACGTGAACGGCCCCGAAGTCCTGCGCCTGGTGCGCTCGGGCCAGGTCGACATCGCTGCCGCGCCGCTGACCACCGTGTCGGGCGACGTGCCGATGCTCGACGGCGTCGACCTCGCGGGCATGAACGCCGACATCGCCCAGGCCCGCAAGGTGGCCGATGCGATGGTGCCGGTGGCCAACAAGGAGCTGGAGCGCCTGGGCATCAAGCTGGTCGCGACCTATCCGTTCTCGGGCCAGATGCTGTTCTGCCGCAAGCCCGTGGCGAGCCTGGCCGATCTCAAGGGCCTGAAGGTGCGCACCAACGGTCCGTCGGCCTCGGACCTGATCAAGTCGCTCGGCGGCCAGCCGGTGTCGCTGGCTTTCGGCGAGGTCTACACCGCGCTGGAACGCGGCACGGTCGACTGCGGCATCACCGGCGCCGGTTCGGGCAACGGCGTGAAGTGGCCCGAGGTCACGACGCACCTCTACACGCTGCCGCTGTCGTGGTCGACCTCGGGCTACTTCGTGAACCTGGCGTGGTGGAACAAGCTCGACCCGGCGATCCGCACCCAGTTCGAGAAGACGCTGGGCGAGGTGCAGGAAGCGCAGTGGAAGCTGGGTGTCGAAGCCACCAACGATGGCATCGCCTGCAACGTCGGCCGCACCGCCGACTGCAAGCTGCACACGCTGATGAAGAAGCCGATGGTTGAAGCCAGGCCCGAAGCCAGCGTTGGCGCGTCGCTGCGCAAGCACCTGGCGGATGACGTGCTGCCCGGCTGGATCAAGCGCTGCGGCGAGCGCTGCGCGGCGGTCTACACCGACGTGATCGCGCCGATCACCGGCATCAAGTACGCCGCGAAATAAGGCTAACCCCCAGTCTTTGCGCACTTTGTGTCGCTGCGCCAACCCCCTTGCAGGAGGCAACACCAGCGGCCCGGCAAAGCCGGTTCCGCGGTGTTCCTGGCAATGCGATGCAAGCGCTCATGAGGCTGGAGGCGTGTGTCCACTGGAGAAATTCGTATGTTCAAGATGCTTGAATGGGTGAGCGCCAAGGCGATGACCATCGCCGGCTGGTGCTACCTCGTGATCACTCTGCTGATCTGCTTCGACATCGCGGCCCGGCGCCTGCTGGGCTTCTCGACCGAGGCAACGACCGAAGTCACCGGCTACCTGATGGCCATCGGCATGAGCTGGGGCCTGGCGGGCACGCTGTTCGAGCGCGGCCATGTGCGCATCGACGTGCTGGTGCAGAAGATGCCGCTGAAGCTGCGCGTCTGGCTGCACCTGGCGTCGCTCATCGCGCTCATGGCCGCTTCGGGCTTCTTCGCCTGGGGTGCTTTCTCGCTGGCCAGGGATTCGTGGGACTTCGGCGCCACCGACCTGTCGGCACTGCACACGCCGCTGGCCCTGCCGCAGGGCCTGTGGGCCGCGGGCCTGGGCCTGCTGCTGCTGGCCGTGGTCGCGCTGGCCGCGCGCGCCCTGCGCCAGCTTGCCACCGGCGACGCCGACGGCATGGACCGCATGTTGATGGCACGCACCTACGTCGACGAGGCCGCCGAGACGCTGGAGGCCGTGGCCGAAGCGCAGCAAGGCATGCAGCAACCCGCCGTGCGCGCAGCGGCCGCAGGAGTCTCCCGATGATCGCCATTGTCTTCATCGTCGCCATCGGCATCCTGATTGCCGGTGCATCGCTCTTCGGGGTGCAGGGGCATGCGGCCGCGGCCGCATCGGCCAGCGTGCCCTGGTGGGCGCTGGCCGCAGTGCTGGTGGCCTTCGTCGGCTTCTTCGCCGGCGGCATCTACGTGGGCGCAGCGCTGGCCGTGCTTTCGCTGCTGGCGGGCTTCGGCCTGTCGGACCGGCCGTTCTGGAACTTCATCGGCGAGATGATCTGGAGCCCCTCGACCAACTTCGTGCTGGTTTCGGTGCCGCTCTTCCTGCTGATGGGGGAGGTGATGCTGCGCGCCGGCCTCTCCGAGCGGCTGTACCGTGCGCTCAACATCTGGATGGGCCGGCTGCCTGGCGGGCTGCTGCACACCAACATCATCTCGTGCGGCGTGTTCTCGGCCGTGGCCGGCTCCAGCGTGGCCACCGCCGCGACCATGGGCTCGGTGGCACTGCCGTACTTCGAGAAGAGCCACTACCCGCCGAAGCTGGTGCTGGGTTCGCTCGCCGCCGGCGGCGCGCTGGGCAACCTGATCCCGCCGGGCATCACCTTCATCATCTACGGGCTGATCACCGAGACCTCGGTGGGCGCGCTGTACCTGGCGGCGGTGGGGCCGAGCGTCCTGGTGGTGCTGCTGTTCACCGCGGTCATCCTGTACTACAGCTACCGGCTGAAGCTGCACGGCGACGAGGCCTCGAAGGCCATCGGCTGGAAGCACCGCATCGCGAGCCTGTCGGACCTGGTGCCCACGGCGCTGCTCATCGCGCTGGTGCTGGGCACCATCTACGCCGGCTGGGCCACGCCCACCGAGTCGGCCGCGCTGGGCGTGGCGGGCAGCCTGCTGCTGGCGCTGGTGGACCGCAAGCTCAAGTGGAAGATGCTGGCCGAGTCGATGCGGGCCACCGCGCGCACCACCTCGATGATCGCGCTGATCCTGTTCGGCGCGTACTTCCTGAACTACATCCTGTCGTCGCTGGGCATCCCGCAGATGCTGGCGAAGTTCCTGACCGGGCTGCCTTTCCCGGGCTGGGTGATCATGCTGGTGATCATCGGCTTCTACCTGGCGCTGGGCACCTTCATGGAAGGCATGTCGATGGTGATCACCACCATTCCGCTGCTGTTCCCGGTGGTCACGGCGCTTGGCTACGACCCGATCTGGTTCGGCGTGGTGATCACCATGCTGGTCGAGATCGCCATGATCAGCCCGCCCGACGGCACCGTGCTCTATGTGCTGCAGGGCATGCGGCGGCAGCCCGGGCCCATCACCGACGTCTTTGCCGGCGTGCTGCCCTTCATGTTCGTCTACATGCTCGCGATCATCGTGCTGATGGTGTTCCCCGCCATTGCACTGTGGCTGCCGGCCCATCTCATGTGATTCCCGTTTGCGGAGCCCTTTCATGTCATTGACCCTTTCCTTCGCCTGCGAAAGCGTGGCGGCCGACGGCACGCGCTCGGCACAACTGCTGTCGGTGCCGGCACGCCAGCTCGTGATTGCCGGCTGGACCGGCCGCGACGCCGCCGCCATTGCCCACCACATCGAGGAACTCGAGGCCATCGGCGTGCCGCGGCCGTCGAGCGTGCCGCTGTACTACCGCGTGAGCGCCGGGCTGCTCACGCAGTCGGCCGCCATCGAGGCGCTCGGCGCGCAGAGCTCCGGCGAGGCCGAGCCGATGCTCTTCTGCGCCGCCGGCGAGTGGTGGCTCACCGTGGCTTCCGACCATACCGACCGCCGCGTCGAGACCTACTCGGTCGCGGTGTCCAAGCAGATGTGCGCCAAGCCGGTCGCAACCACCGCATGGCGCTGGCGCGACGTGGCGCCCTACCAGGACGAG
This genomic window from Variovorax sp. V93 contains:
- a CDS encoding MarR family winged helix-turn-helix transcriptional regulator yields the protein MATRKQTAAKAPQPRKARTEVPSKLNATADKSTDHDLERAIPYLLARAGMRMGQSFSKELKQFKLSLTEWRVCVALHHKAHQRLSDLALHTSTDASTLSRVVDGLLQRGVLVRDRSDEDARALALSLTAAGRDLTLRIIPLAQVYERVSLSGLTAAQAESLRDMLRMVYDNLAVLDNE
- a CDS encoding LysR family transcriptional regulator, which gives rise to MNINSIDLNLFLVFQAIYATRSVTLAGDRLGMTQSAVSNALKRMRERFNDALFVRSADGMVPTPVAERLIAPIEEGIACLVQAVDQGRTFEPETSSRTFRIAVNDIGQLVMVPELLSVARGIAPGVRFETVDVSVAEARQRMLHGQIDVALGSWEAMGPSFYQQRLFDETFVVLMSKASPLGTRERIALDDYLAAEHIAYRPQGTTDSQLQQTLERAGALDRRRVVLTAAHSLGLTSIVATSGLLLTAPARLAKAMVASRADLHSVEAPFEVRPFEIRQQWHERFHQDSGNRWLRELIFGLFHERSVREPAAQARAT
- a CDS encoding maleylacetate reductase, with the translated sequence MDRFVYTASPSRIVFGADSIDQLPAEIERLGATRALVLCTPNQRGQAQAIADRLPGRIAGIFDEAAMHVPIETARKARALASELKADCALAVGGGSTIGLGKAIALESGLPIIAVPTTYAGSEATPIYGITEAGLKKTGRDARVLPRVVIYDPGLTLSLPLELTVTSAINAMAHAAEGLYAHDGNPVISLMAEEGIRACAASLQPLRENPRDLPARSQALYGAWLCGTVLGAVSMGLHHKLCHTLGGTFDLPHAQVHTVVLPHALAYNAGAAPQALARIARALGVADAAMGFFELARTHGAAVSLKAIGMPADGLEQAAGLAVSNQYPNPRPLEKAALRALLDRAWEGSPPGL
- a CDS encoding intradiol ring-cleavage dioxygenase, with the protein product MIDIDEWTITSAALKAQAATPSPRLKAVMDSLVRHLHDFAREVQLTEAEWASGIDFLTRVGKITDDKRQEFILLSDVLGLSTLVTAQCNRRPTGCTEATVFGPFYVPDAPAYRNGEDISNGASGEPCFVGGTIRGIGGEPIGHASIDVWQSDDEGWYDVQRPELDHAQGRGHLKSLEDGRYHFRSIVAVPYAIPHDGPVGRMLEQLGRHPWRPAHLHFMIKAPGYETLITHVFRSEGSYLGSDAVFGVRSSLIADWKRHAPGVAPDGTHMKVPFYTLDYDFVLNTAPKD
- a CDS encoding amidohydrolase family protein, with product MQGKIGLEEHFAIPETLQDSAGFVPGVYWKELSIRLLDIHDGRLRQMDEHGMEMMILSLNAPAVQAVADPAKAYELAVRANDFLAEQVAKRPDRFQAFAALPMQDPEKATQELERCMNVLGFRGALVNGFSQVGTPDNVAYYDAPQYAPFWAAAERLDAPFYLHPRNPIASWAQIYEGHPWLLGPTWAFAQETAVHALRLMASGLFDRHPGLKIILGHLGEGLPYNMWRVDHRNAWVKAPKGYPAQRKLCEYFQENFYLTTSGNFRTQTLIDAMLEIGSDRILFSTDWPFENIDHASNWFNDTSISEADRKKIGRTNALSLFKLA
- a CDS encoding MFS transporter; translation: MRHIDLHKLADDARFNRFHGLVLFWCALIIVFDGYDLSVVGIALPSIMKKMGVDATNAGFMVSSALFGMMFGAIFMGTIADRIGRRWAIAVCVGLFSIFTALAGLAEDPVAFSAMRFLAGLGIGGVMPNVVAQMTEYSPKKIRATLVTLMFSGYAVGGMIAALLGKGFIESYGWQSVFFAAGLPVLLIPFILKSVPESMPFLLARGRTEELKKIASRLDPSYTPQATDRFVVPAKDRADSAPIKHLFHDGRGFSTVMFWIAFFMCLFMVFALSSWLTKLMASAGYSLGSALTFVLVLNAGAMVGAIAGGWLADRFHIKYVLAGMYALAAVSLTLLGYRMPTPVLFILIGLAGASTIGTQIVANAYTGQYYPMAVRATGLGWALGVGRSGAILAPILIGVLVGMNLPLHQNFIAIAIPAVIGMVAVLLIQHDRSASALRADAGPALDKVAAGVPGTPGG
- a CDS encoding LysR family transcriptional regulator: MNVRFLEAFVWVAKLGSFKAAAEKMHTTQAGISSRIATLEEQFGVRLFDREHRGVMLTYQGTELMPYAERMIEMQARMVAAMGQADAFSGMLRIGVIETVAHTWLPDLFSRFAEKYPNATLELISDITPRLRDDLLRGTLDCAILSEEITPGFIDNRRIANLAMRWVTSPSLALKFPSRKLLSFADIATQPIISFHRESGVYRNIAQNASGCANLRVSYFSSLGAMIDLARTGFGTALLPLAVIQQDLLHGKLVVLDVDPLPIALPLVASMRLEPASPLAEALVGMAQVSCDQFIAGCRDDVLAP
- a CDS encoding cupin, with translation MHKLMTGKRHREFFAIRPDAESTEWSTVPCTTGRIEELLLADNLDTAARSGSRTRLARWSAGALIDRPVVHDFHEEVFIVEGELVVGCDAEGEGGEAFGPYTFACRPPGAVHGPFVSRTGCVLFEIQYYE
- a CDS encoding TRAP transporter substrate-binding protein, whose translation is MKPSLCSLASVAVAAALLAGPAAAQVPAGPKLAVQAITQVAPNLPQYTKVDQPLLRDGIAKATGGRVELTLSSWPERNVNGPEVLRLVRSGQVDIAAAPLTTVSGDVPMLDGVDLAGMNADIAQARKVADAMVPVANKELERLGIKLVATYPFSGQMLFCRKPVASLADLKGLKVRTNGPSASDLIKSLGGQPVSLAFGEVYTALERGTVDCGITGAGSGNGVKWPEVTTHLYTLPLSWSTSGYFVNLAWWNKLDPAIRTQFEKTLGEVQEAQWKLGVEATNDGIACNVGRTADCKLHTLMKKPMVEARPEASVGASLRKHLADDVLPGWIKRCGERCAAVYTDVIAPITGIKYAAK
- a CDS encoding TRAP transporter small permease subunit; the encoded protein is MFKMLEWVSAKAMTIAGWCYLVITLLICFDIAARRLLGFSTEATTEVTGYLMAIGMSWGLAGTLFERGHVRIDVLVQKMPLKLRVWLHLASLIALMAASGFFAWGAFSLARDSWDFGATDLSALHTPLALPQGLWAAGLGLLLLAVVALAARALRQLATGDADGMDRMLMARTYVDEAAETLEAVAEAQQGMQQPAVRAAAAGVSR
- a CDS encoding TRAP transporter large permease, which encodes MIAIVFIVAIGILIAGASLFGVQGHAAAAASASVPWWALAAVLVAFVGFFAGGIYVGAALAVLSLLAGFGLSDRPFWNFIGEMIWSPSTNFVLVSVPLFLLMGEVMLRAGLSERLYRALNIWMGRLPGGLLHTNIISCGVFSAVAGSSVATAATMGSVALPYFEKSHYPPKLVLGSLAAGGALGNLIPPGITFIIYGLITETSVGALYLAAVGPSVLVVLLFTAVILYYSYRLKLHGDEASKAIGWKHRIASLSDLVPTALLIALVLGTIYAGWATPTESAALGVAGSLLLALVDRKLKWKMLAESMRATARTTSMIALILFGAYFLNYILSSLGIPQMLAKFLTGLPFPGWVIMLVIIGFYLALGTFMEGMSMVITTIPLLFPVVTALGYDPIWFGVVITMLVEIAMISPPDGTVLYVLQGMRRQPGPITDVFAGVLPFMFVYMLAIIVLMVFPAIALWLPAHLM